One Lysinibacillus fusiformis genomic window carries:
- a CDS encoding ring-cleaving dioxygenase: MKKHTAGIHHITAIVGHPQGNIDFYAGVLGLRLVKQTVNFDDPGTYHLYFGNKGGKPGTIITFFPWTNAYQGRIGDGQVGVTTYVVPEGTLPFWVNRLAKFAIPFEKAERFNEQVIQLDDPHGLHIEIVARAEGELNEWTFGEVTPAVAIKGFGGATLYSSHPEETAKVLTDVMGFEKVATEGEYTRYKSGADIGNIVDLKVVSGQRGQMGVGTVHHIAWRAQDNADHLDWQKHVMNHGQHVTEVKDRNYFNAIYFREPGEILFEIATDPPGFAHDETPETMGSQLMLPSQYEEHREQLERTLIPIKVRSVD, from the coding sequence ATGAAAAAACATACAGCGGGTATTCACCATATCACAGCTATTGTAGGGCATCCACAAGGAAATATCGATTTTTATGCTGGAGTACTAGGTTTACGTTTAGTAAAACAAACGGTAAACTTTGATGATCCAGGTACCTATCATCTTTACTTTGGTAACAAAGGTGGTAAACCCGGTACAATCATTACGTTCTTCCCATGGACAAATGCTTATCAAGGACGAATTGGTGATGGTCAAGTTGGTGTAACTACTTATGTTGTACCAGAAGGAACGCTACCATTTTGGGTTAATCGTCTTGCGAAATTTGCTATTCCATTCGAAAAAGCAGAACGTTTTAATGAACAAGTGATACAGCTGGATGATCCACACGGACTTCATATTGAAATCGTTGCACGTGCGGAAGGTGAATTGAATGAATGGACTTTTGGTGAAGTAACACCTGCTGTTGCGATTAAAGGATTTGGTGGTGCAACACTTTATTCAAGTCACCCTGAAGAAACGGCAAAGGTACTAACAGATGTTATGGGGTTTGAAAAAGTTGCGACAGAAGGCGAGTATACACGCTATAAATCCGGTGCTGATATAGGGAATATCGTGGATTTAAAAGTTGTTTCTGGCCAACGCGGTCAGATGGGTGTAGGGACAGTACATCATATTGCGTGGAGAGCACAAGATAATGCGGATCACTTAGATTGGCAAAAGCATGTAATGAATCATGGGCAACATGTAACAGAAGTAAAAGACCGTAATTACTTTAATGCTATTTATTTCCGTGAACCAGGGGAAATTCTATTTGAAATTGCGACAGACCCACCAGGATTCGCACACGATGAAACACCTGAGACAATGGGTAGTCAATTAATGTTACCTTCTCAGTATGAAGAGCATCGAGAACAATTAGAAAGAACATTAATTCCAATCAAAGTTCGCTCAGTTGATTAA
- a CDS encoding flavin reductase family protein, producing MISIDPKKNTERENYKLLIGSIVPRPIAFVTTKSEQGVINGAPFSYFNIVSSNPPMISLAIQRPNGRLKDTARHIHHQQQFVVHIVDEDNVKQVNETAASLPVTESEIDRAQFTLIDSQHIKVPGIQEAKVRMECRLVQTIPLMHGEEQTGDLFIGEVVQFHIDEAIYQEGRIDPRKLQAVSRLAGSNYAKIGDIFELERPQ from the coding sequence TTGATATCAATTGATCCTAAGAAAAATACAGAGCGTGAAAACTATAAATTATTAATTGGTAGTATTGTTCCGCGGCCTATTGCTTTTGTAACAACGAAGTCAGAGCAAGGGGTTATCAATGGTGCACCTTTCAGTTATTTTAATATTGTGTCGTCGAATCCACCAATGATTTCTCTAGCCATTCAAAGACCAAATGGACGCTTAAAAGATACAGCTCGACATATCCATCATCAACAACAATTTGTTGTGCATATCGTAGATGAGGATAATGTAAAGCAGGTGAATGAAACTGCGGCATCCTTACCTGTAACTGAGAGCGAAATTGACAGGGCACAATTTACCCTTATTGACAGTCAGCATATTAAGGTACCAGGTATTCAAGAAGCAAAGGTCCGTATGGAGTGTCGTTTAGTACAAACGATTCCTTTGATGCATGGTGAGGAACAGACTGGTGATTTGTTTATTGGAGAAGTAGTTCAATTTCATATTGATGAGGCTATCTATCAAGAAGGACGCATTGATCCGAGGAAGCTACAAGCGGTTAGTAGACTAGCGGGTTCAAATTACGCAAAAATTGGCGATATTTTCGAGTTAGAGCGACCACAATAA
- a CDS encoding aldo/keto reductase — MKFHTLKKTTINISEIGLGTNAVGGHNLFENLNEQDGKELVSTALDLGITFIDTADIYGKGRSEEIVGEVLKNYRRDDFVLATKGAKHWFDDGSVTVDNNPQYLRHALENSLQRLQMDYVDLYYLHFPDNDTPLAESIGELSRLKEEGKIRAIGISNVTLDQLKEANVHHDISVLQSPYNMLNRSAEQDLLPYCIQHDISFIPYGPLAYGLLGGKYKKDFRLDAGDWRVSNPLFHGELFEQTLAKVEALKGIAQKHQTTLPNLALAWLLAQEGIDAVIPGGKHKNQVAANVEATDVLLTSEDLVNIDKIL; from the coding sequence ATGAAATTTCATACGTTAAAGAAAACAACGATCAATATTTCAGAAATTGGTCTTGGTACAAATGCTGTAGGTGGCCATAACTTATTTGAAAACTTAAATGAACAAGATGGTAAGGAACTAGTCTCCACTGCACTTGACTTAGGGATAACTTTTATTGATACAGCAGACATATATGGTAAAGGGCGTTCCGAGGAAATTGTCGGGGAAGTACTGAAAAATTATCGTAGAGACGATTTTGTTTTAGCGACAAAGGGCGCTAAACATTGGTTTGACGATGGTTCTGTCACAGTAGATAATAATCCACAATATTTACGCCATGCACTCGAAAATAGCTTGCAGCGACTTCAAATGGATTATGTAGATCTTTATTACTTACACTTTCCAGATAACGATACACCGTTAGCTGAGTCAATCGGTGAATTATCTCGTCTAAAAGAAGAAGGAAAAATTCGAGCAATAGGTATTTCAAATGTGACATTAGATCAACTAAAAGAAGCCAATGTACATCATGATATTTCAGTTTTACAATCTCCTTACAATATGTTAAACCGTTCAGCCGAGCAAGATCTATTGCCTTACTGTATTCAACATGATATTTCATTTATTCCATACGGTCCGCTTGCATATGGACTACTTGGTGGTAAATATAAAAAAGACTTTAGATTAGATGCAGGCGACTGGCGAGTATCAAATCCGTTATTCCACGGTGAACTTTTTGAACAAACATTAGCAAAAGTAGAGGCATTGAAGGGTATTGCACAGAAACACCAAACAACATTACCAAATTTAGCACTTGCTTGGTTATTAGCACAAGAGGGTATTGACGCTGTTATTCCAGGAGGAAAACATAAGAACCAAGTGGCTGCCAATGTAGAGGCAACTGATGTCCTTTTAACAAGCGAAGACTTAGTGAATATAGATAAAATTTTATAA
- a CDS encoding IclR family transcriptional regulator, which translates to MESYEVSTLKKGLLILDLLREKHALTLTEIMEELSMNKTSVFRMLYTLKKMNYVIKYNKHYHLNPHIFRNEHFYWHNDIQWTFLVAPYQLARQEQITTYIGILEDCEMVIKNVIREPFEQPTFHALDSRTPMHSSALGKVVLAHLSPEKQQKMLSSMELHTYTTETFYDYGLLIPHLQVIKAQGYAVDNEETNLGRCCIAVPIYLNKEVIGAIAFHGSTEQIKKNAIRSYVKKLVETSQQLTVEINYLLT; encoded by the coding sequence ATGGAGTCTTATGAAGTGTCAACATTAAAAAAGGGCCTTTTAATTTTGGATTTACTACGTGAAAAACATGCGCTTACATTAACTGAAATTATGGAAGAATTATCAATGAATAAGACTTCTGTTTTTCGTATGCTTTATACACTGAAAAAAATGAATTATGTCATTAAATATAATAAGCATTATCACTTAAATCCTCATATTTTTAGAAATGAGCATTTTTATTGGCATAATGATATTCAATGGACTTTTCTCGTAGCCCCCTATCAATTAGCAAGGCAAGAACAAATAACTACTTATATTGGTATTTTAGAAGATTGTGAGATGGTCATAAAAAATGTAATTAGGGAGCCTTTTGAACAACCTACTTTTCATGCCCTCGATTCTCGAACACCTATGCATTCCAGTGCACTCGGAAAAGTAGTTTTAGCTCATTTATCACCTGAAAAACAACAAAAAATGTTAAGTAGTATGGAGCTACATACATATACAACGGAAACTTTTTATGATTATGGTCTATTGATTCCTCATTTACAGGTCATTAAAGCACAAGGTTATGCCGTTGATAATGAGGAAACAAATCTAGGTAGATGCTGCATTGCAGTTCCGATTTATCTTAATAAAGAAGTAATCGGAGCAATTGCTTTCCATGGTTCAACCGAACAAATTAAAAAAAACGCCATTCGTTCGTATGTAAAAAAATTAGTGGAGACAAGTCAACAACTGACAGTAGAAATTAATTATCTGTTAACCTAA
- a CDS encoding AI-2E family transporter: MVDFFRSNGFKRFIILIGVAVALYLMWSMINLILLTFIITYLMNELSTGVTKRLRRIAPINEKAVIVTLYLLLVAGIVAVIYKYLPVVSQQITQLFNLIAAFNLNPNDNEIARYLAPTFEKIELGKYLEQGVDLTLTNLTNIGKVIMHVFIALILSLFILLEKKRITEFTAKFKDSKIGPLYDELTYFCKIFVRSFGKVIEAQFVIAAVNCVVSVIALYFMGFPHLIALGIMLFILGLIPVAGVIISLIPLSIIAYSIGGLMHIVYILIIVVVLHALEAYFLNPKLMSAKTNLPIFYTFIVILFSEHFLGVWGLIIGIPLFMFLLDILGVTSVPEEELQKKIAVPDNKDKQIE; this comes from the coding sequence ATGGTTGATTTTTTTCGAAGTAATGGATTTAAACGTTTTATTATTCTAATAGGGGTCGCAGTTGCACTATATCTGATGTGGAGTATGATCAATCTTATTCTGCTTACATTCATTATCACCTATCTGATGAATGAACTCTCTACTGGTGTGACTAAAAGGCTTAGACGAATCGCACCGATAAATGAGAAAGCTGTGATTGTTACACTTTACCTTCTACTTGTAGCGGGTATTGTTGCTGTTATCTATAAGTATTTACCAGTCGTAAGTCAGCAAATTACACAATTGTTTAATCTTATTGCAGCATTTAACCTCAATCCGAATGATAATGAGATTGCGAGGTATTTGGCTCCAACTTTCGAGAAGATTGAGCTAGGTAAATATTTGGAGCAAGGTGTGGACCTCACGCTTACAAATCTCACGAATATTGGTAAAGTAATCATGCATGTGTTCATCGCACTGATTTTAAGCTTGTTTATTCTACTTGAGAAAAAGCGAATTACGGAGTTTACAGCGAAATTCAAGGATAGCAAGATTGGTCCACTTTACGATGAACTAACGTATTTCTGCAAAATATTCGTTCGTTCGTTCGGTAAGGTCATCGAAGCACAATTTGTTATTGCAGCTGTGAACTGTGTTGTATCTGTTATTGCGTTGTACTTCATGGGCTTCCCACATTTGATTGCATTAGGAATCATGCTCTTCATACTTGGATTGATTCCTGTCGCAGGCGTTATCATTTCATTGATTCCGCTCAGTATTATTGCCTATAGTATTGGTGGATTGATGCATATTGTCTATATTCTCATTATTGTGGTAGTGCTACATGCGCTTGAGGCGTATTTCTTAAATCCGAAACTAATGTCGGCAAAGACGAATCTTCCAATTTTCTATACATTTATCGTAATCCTTTTCTCAGAACATTTCCTAGGTGTATGGGGACTAATCATCGGGATTCCGCTGTTCATGTTCCTGCTCGATATTCTTGGTGTTACATCTGTACCAGAGGAAGAATTACAGAAAAAAATTGCGGTACCAGATAATAAGGATAAGCAAATTGAATAA
- a CDS encoding RidA family protein, which translates to MKNTKIIRKNPKGMPTPVGNYTHITKIPRNSELYVTSGQIGLDQNGLMPQNMNDQITNTFNNIKVVLDSEGLTADNIIKVNIWAIDKIDWEYLYAEWEKLFGNDYPAMTIGYISELGLPEIKIEIEIWAAKA; encoded by the coding sequence ATGAAAAACACTAAAATTATTAGAAAAAACCCAAAGGGAATGCCTACTCCAGTAGGGAATTACACACATATTACAAAAATCCCTAGAAATTCAGAACTATATGTGACATCGGGTCAAATCGGATTAGATCAAAATGGTCTAATGCCACAAAATATGAATGATCAAATCACAAATACTTTTAATAATATTAAGGTAGTATTGGACTCTGAAGGTTTAACAGCTGATAACATTATTAAAGTAAACATATGGGCAATTGACAAAATTGATTGGGAATACCTATATGCTGAATGGGAAAAGTTATTCGGAAATGATTATCCAGCAATGACGATTGGTTATATTTCTGAGTTAGGTTTACCAGAAATAAAAATAGAAATAGAAATTTGGGCAGCAAAAGCATAG
- a CDS encoding GNAT family N-acetyltransferase — protein MNNNNVKIVELNAENWYACCVLELSKEQTDFIEPNAISIAQSKFEPTLKPYAIYLEEDIVGFLMFNSIKEELDGYWVYRIMLDKHFQGKGIGKAATELMISEVAKLPNAKKIVVGYHPENKGAHHLYASLGFIDNGDRFGKEMAVIKYINA, from the coding sequence GTGAATAACAATAATGTTAAAATTGTAGAATTAAATGCGGAAAATTGGTATGCATGTTGTGTACTAGAATTATCAAAAGAACAAACAGATTTTATAGAGCCAAATGCGATTTCAATAGCACAGTCAAAATTTGAACCAACATTAAAACCGTATGCAATTTATTTGGAAGAAGACATTGTAGGTTTTTTAATGTTTAATTCTATAAAAGAAGAGCTTGATGGCTACTGGGTGTATAGAATTATGCTTGATAAGCATTTCCAAGGTAAAGGTATTGGTAAAGCAGCTACTGAGTTAATGATCTCTGAAGTAGCTAAGTTACCAAATGCGAAAAAAATTGTTGTTGGTTATCACCCAGAAAATAAGGGTGCCCATCATTTATATGCTAGTTTAGGATTTATTGATAATGGGGATAGATTCGGTAAAGAAATGGCTGTCATCAAATATATAAATGCGTAA
- a CDS encoding pentapeptide repeat-containing protein codes for MSKIKVEKAKLPHDLPTTNFQEIYDMEEPYLNNCLISNCTIEREKVEKIEFSQVIFKNVVFNDVSFRNIELTDVTFENCDLSNVDFMGGIIHRVEFKESKMLGINLSDATLGNVLFENCILNLSSYGYSRLKQVQYTNCSLRNADYYECNFKKVGFQQCDINEVNFSGTSLKGIDISSSTFERLSVNLEDLDGCEVSSEQAIGFATMLGLKVKK; via the coding sequence ATGTCAAAAATAAAAGTTGAAAAAGCAAAACTCCCTCATGATTTACCTACTACGAACTTTCAAGAAATATATGATATGGAGGAGCCCTATCTCAATAATTGTCTAATATCAAATTGCACAATTGAAAGAGAAAAAGTAGAGAAGATAGAATTCTCGCAAGTTATTTTTAAAAATGTGGTTTTTAATGATGTATCATTTAGAAATATTGAGTTAACGGATGTGACTTTTGAAAACTGTGATTTGTCCAATGTCGATTTTATGGGAGGGATTATACATAGAGTCGAATTTAAAGAATCAAAGATGTTAGGAATTAATCTGTCTGATGCAACTTTAGGAAATGTACTTTTTGAAAACTGTATTTTGAATCTAAGTTCGTACGGTTATAGTCGTTTAAAACAAGTGCAGTATACTAATTGTTCATTGCGAAATGCGGATTACTATGAATGCAATTTTAAAAAAGTAGGATTTCAGCAATGTGATATAAATGAAGTGAATTTTTCAGGAACATCTCTTAAAGGGATTGATATTAGTAGTTCAACATTCGAAAGACTGAGTGTAAACTTGGAGGATTTAGATGGTTGCGAAGTTTCTTCTGAACAAGCTATCGGATTTGCAACAATGTTGGGCTTAAAAGTAAAAAAGTAA
- a CDS encoding LLM class flavin-dependent oxidoreductase: protein MEIGITSFVETKPDVKTGEVLSHAQRLREVVEEIVLADQVGLDVFGVGEHHREDYAASSPAIVLAAAAPMTKHIRLTSAVTVLSSADPVRVFQDFAMLDGISNGRAEIMAGRGSFIESFPLFGYDLHDYDELFEEHLELLLKIRASERVTWEGRHRPAINNLGIYPRPVQNPLPIWVGSGGNQQSAIRAGLLGLPLMLAIIGGNPMQFEPLVKLYKQAATHAGHDVSKLKIGSHSIGFVADNTELAAETFFPSTQAGMNKLGKERGWRHYDRSSYDAARSFDGALYVGDPETVAQKIIHLRKNVGITRFMMYVPLSSMPHAEVMRAIELLGTEVAPRVRKEIAKWEAETGGDQ from the coding sequence GTGGAGATAGGTATTACTTCGTTTGTAGAAACAAAGCCAGATGTTAAGACTGGTGAAGTGCTCAGTCACGCACAACGATTGCGTGAAGTTGTGGAAGAAATTGTTCTTGCCGATCAGGTGGGACTTGATGTGTTTGGTGTAGGTGAGCATCACAGGGAGGATTATGCAGCATCTTCTCCAGCAATTGTGCTAGCCGCTGCTGCACCCATGACAAAACATATTCGGCTGACCAGTGCGGTGACAGTGCTTTCTTCAGCTGACCCAGTACGAGTTTTCCAGGATTTCGCTATGCTCGATGGCATTTCAAATGGACGTGCCGAGATTATGGCTGGCCGAGGTTCTTTTATCGAATCGTTCCCATTATTTGGTTATGATTTACATGACTATGATGAGTTGTTTGAGGAACATTTAGAATTACTGCTTAAGATTCGCGCATCCGAAAGAGTAACCTGGGAAGGTCGACATCGACCAGCGATTAATAATTTAGGCATATATCCACGGCCCGTTCAGAACCCTTTACCAATATGGGTTGGCAGTGGAGGCAACCAGCAATCGGCGATTCGAGCTGGTTTGTTAGGATTACCACTGATGCTGGCGATTATCGGTGGGAATCCAATGCAGTTTGAACCACTAGTTAAGCTTTATAAGCAAGCGGCAACGCACGCTGGTCACGACGTATCAAAACTAAAGATTGGGTCACATTCGATCGGATTTGTCGCCGATAATACCGAACTTGCAGCAGAAACTTTTTTCCCTTCTACTCAAGCAGGCATGAATAAGCTTGGCAAGGAGCGAGGCTGGAGACATTATGACCGCTCTAGTTACGATGCCGCGCGAAGCTTCGACGGTGCTTTATATGTTGGCGATCCGGAGACTGTTGCCCAGAAAATTATTCACCTTCGTAAAAATGTTGGCATTACACGCTTTATGATGTATGTACCGTTAAGCTCTATGCCACATGCTGAAGTGATGAGAGCCATTGAGTTGTTAGGAACAGAGGTAGCACCCCGAGTAAGGAAGGAAATAGCCAAATGGGAGGCTGAAACAGGGGGCGATCAATAA
- a CDS encoding MFS transporter, whose amino-acid sequence MKEVKEQVTSKTEIKTHSPTRTFFTTNSDHGSSMPRYVTILFAVACGMSVANIYFAQPLLDQLSSEFGIDHSIIGIVITITQIFYGLGLLLLVPLGDLLNQRRLIISQMLLSIIVLVIVGTSSTISILLAGMALVGLLAVVTQTLVAFAATVAAPAERGRVVGIVTSGIVIGILLARSIAGILTDLAGWRSVYLVSAVLLLFIVCVFFRVLPNVEREVKSLSYSQLLKSVYTLFIQERVLRIRAVLALLIFADFNILWTSLVLPLSTPPISLSHSAIGSFGLAGVAGALAAARAGRLADRGYGQRTTGIALLLLLISWLFISFTEHSLLALVIGIVLLDLAVQAVHVTNQTMILPLRTEARSRLTAGYMVFYSIGSASGSIASTQMFAHFGWQGVCVLGASVSALALLFWAMTRRATALALK is encoded by the coding sequence ATGAAGGAGGTTAAAGAACAAGTAACAAGCAAAACCGAGATAAAAACACATTCGCCAACAAGGACGTTTTTCACAACTAATTCAGATCATGGTTCTTCTATGCCTCGCTATGTGACAATATTGTTTGCAGTTGCATGTGGTATGTCAGTCGCGAATATTTACTTCGCACAGCCGCTACTCGATCAGCTTTCAAGTGAGTTTGGTATTGACCATTCCATCATTGGTATTGTTATAACCATTACACAGATTTTTTATGGTCTGGGATTACTACTACTGGTTCCACTTGGTGATTTACTGAATCAGCGACGTTTAATCATCAGTCAGATGTTATTATCCATTATTGTTTTGGTTATAGTTGGAACTTCATCTACCATTTCTATTCTTTTGGCAGGTATGGCTTTAGTGGGATTGCTTGCGGTTGTAACTCAGACTCTTGTGGCGTTCGCAGCAACGGTGGCTGCCCCTGCAGAACGAGGACGTGTCGTGGGCATTGTAACTAGCGGAATAGTAATTGGCATACTTCTTGCACGATCTATTGCGGGGATATTAACAGACCTTGCGGGGTGGCGTTCCGTATATCTAGTTTCTGCTGTGCTGCTGCTTTTTATAGTATGTGTGTTTTTTAGGGTGTTACCTAATGTTGAACGCGAGGTAAAATCACTTTCGTATTCTCAGTTACTTAAATCTGTCTATACGTTGTTTATCCAAGAACGTGTGTTACGCATCCGCGCTGTTTTGGCCCTGCTGATTTTCGCTGATTTCAACATATTGTGGACTTCACTTGTACTGCCCCTTAGCACGCCACCAATATCTCTTTCGCACAGTGCAATTGGATCGTTTGGTCTTGCAGGAGTAGCGGGCGCTTTAGCTGCTGCACGTGCAGGAAGGCTAGCCGATCGAGGTTACGGGCAGAGAACGACAGGCATTGCTTTGTTGCTATTGTTGATTTCATGGTTGTTCATTAGCTTTACAGAGCATTCGCTATTGGCATTAGTTATAGGAATTGTTCTGCTTGACTTAGCAGTGCAAGCCGTACACGTCACTAATCAAACGATGATCCTTCCATTGCGTACGGAAGCGCGTAGTCGTCTTACCGCTGGGTACATGGTGTTCTACTCTATCGGCAGTGCCAGCGGTTCAATTGCTTCGACCCAAATGTTTGCACACTTTGGCTGGCAAGGCGTATGCGTACTCGGGGCCTCTGTTAGTGCTTTAGCTCTTCTATTTTGGGCAATGACCCGTCGTGCTACTGCTCTCGCATTAAAATAA
- a CDS encoding TetR/AcrR family transcriptional regulator gives MGRNREFDEEKALDAAMQLFWEKGYEATSLSDLTSKMGIQRPSVYSAFGGKKELFEAALRKYTMARASEIRMKLQNNPSAEQAFRTFFEDLIAEEYSGGFSRGCFSINTMVELAPHDEKFEILTREHQMYLSVIFQETIERGIQSGEFDKGINAKALSQALLVSLIGLTVIMKSRPERSFVDNSVEVMLAMLK, from the coding sequence ATGGGAAGAAACCGCGAATTTGACGAAGAAAAAGCATTAGATGCAGCTATGCAATTATTTTGGGAGAAGGGATATGAGGCAACCTCATTAAGCGATTTAACCTCCAAAATGGGCATTCAACGCCCAAGTGTTTACTCAGCTTTTGGGGGCAAAAAAGAATTGTTTGAAGCAGCGCTACGTAAATACACAATGGCTCGTGCATCTGAAATTCGAATGAAACTCCAAAACAATCCATCTGCCGAACAAGCATTCCGTACTTTTTTTGAAGATTTGATTGCAGAGGAATACTCAGGAGGTTTCAGCCGAGGATGCTTTTCCATCAATACAATGGTCGAACTTGCGCCTCATGATGAGAAATTCGAAATTCTTACAAGAGAACATCAAATGTACTTATCAGTCATATTTCAAGAGACCATCGAAAGAGGTATACAATCGGGGGAATTTGACAAAGGGATAAATGCGAAAGCTTTATCTCAGGCATTGCTCGTATCATTAATTGGTCTAACGGTAATAATGAAATCTAGACCTGAGCGATCATTTGTGGATAATTCAGTGGAAGTGATGCTTGCAATGCTAAAGTAA
- a CDS encoding GNAT family N-acetyltransferase: MNNINSVQLEHFDEKFLHDLESFDLPQQQIQFSALPKEIINTTDGQYRIVITHQEQAVGFFLLHTTERVKDYSSNPNALLLTALTVDHKHQGMGFAKEGMLALPHFIRDFFPNYNEVVLVVNEKNIPAQHLYKKVGFIDTGIRKTGSIGEQILMSLLIN; encoded by the coding sequence ATGAATAATATCAATTCGGTTCAATTAGAGCACTTTGATGAAAAATTTCTACATGATTTAGAGAGCTTTGATCTTCCTCAACAGCAAATTCAATTTTCAGCACTCCCAAAAGAAATTATCAATACAACAGACGGGCAATATCGTATCGTCATTACTCATCAAGAACAAGCAGTCGGATTCTTTCTTTTACATACCACAGAGAGAGTAAAAGACTACTCAAGCAATCCAAATGCACTCCTTTTAACAGCATTAACTGTTGATCACAAGCATCAAGGTATGGGATTTGCGAAGGAAGGCATGCTAGCCTTACCACATTTTATTAGAGATTTTTTCCCTAATTATAATGAGGTCGTTCTAGTTGTAAATGAAAAGAATATTCCCGCTCAACATTTATATAAAAAAGTTGGGTTTATTGATACCGGCATACGAAAAACAGGGTCTATTGGTGAGCAAATTCTAATGAGCCTGCTCATTAATTAA
- a CDS encoding MATE family efflux transporter — translation MTTVNSIETRPLKPLFLSYLFPAMIGMLLMSVNILVDGIFVSHGVGPTALAGVNIAVPIFSILLSISLWIGMGGATMYSISLGEGNKKRAHQLFTLSFLTMLTVVVTLITLLLFNLKDIAYIFGASDVTYPYVQDYLHVILLFGVFYTIENLLSIFIRNDGNPKLAMMGLITTSILNILLNYLFIFVLGYGVTGCALATAISTIIGMSVLCLHFFRNESELRFVSKFFNWSDLQKIFAIGLPSFIVEASMAVMIILYNVTFLHYLGANGVTAYAMVNYIHTVLLTVFLGIGMALQPLVSYHHGARLMKRLTVLLKIGIGTALILGLSTTIIATLFPSQLMALFGDSTIDIRIMAAQGFAHFAIGYIFLGINMVFAEFFQSIEKIRLATSIMLLRSIILFIPALVLLPKLLGAQAIWWTFPVAEGITALLIFLYIKKNPKAIPSILNS, via the coding sequence ATGACCACAGTTAATTCTATTGAAACAAGGCCTCTAAAGCCATTGTTTTTATCATACTTATTTCCAGCTATGATCGGTATGTTACTGATGTCCGTCAATATTCTAGTGGACGGTATTTTTGTTAGTCATGGTGTTGGACCAACAGCGCTTGCAGGAGTCAATATCGCAGTGCCGATTTTCTCTATTCTGTTATCGATTTCTTTGTGGATTGGTATGGGTGGTGCCACCATGTACTCCATCTCTCTTGGTGAGGGTAATAAAAAACGTGCACATCAGCTTTTCACATTATCTTTTTTGACGATGTTGACTGTAGTCGTAACATTGATTACATTACTTTTATTCAACTTAAAAGATATTGCCTATATATTTGGCGCAAGCGATGTTACCTATCCTTATGTACAAGATTACTTGCATGTTATTTTGTTATTTGGTGTCTTTTATACAATTGAAAACTTATTAAGTATTTTTATTCGAAATGATGGCAATCCAAAGCTTGCAATGATGGGCTTAATTACAACATCGATTTTAAATATACTCTTAAACTACCTCTTTATTTTCGTATTAGGCTACGGTGTAACTGGCTGTGCATTAGCTACTGCTATCTCCACAATTATAGGCATGTCTGTGCTATGCCTACATTTCTTCCGGAATGAGTCTGAACTAAGATTTGTGTCCAAATTTTTTAACTGGTCAGATTTACAGAAAATATTTGCCATTGGCCTACCAAGCTTTATAGTGGAAGCCTCAATGGCTGTCATGATTATTCTATACAACGTAACATTTTTACACTATTTAGGTGCGAATGGCGTTACTGCCTATGCAATGGTCAACTATATTCATACCGTACTTTTAACCGTATTTCTTGGCATTGGCATGGCTCTACAACCGCTCGTCAGTTATCATCATGGCGCCAGATTAATGAAGAGATTAACGGTACTTTTAAAAATTGGTATAGGGACCGCTCTTATTTTAGGATTAAGCACTACCATTATTGCTACGTTATTCCCTTCACAGCTAATGGCTTTATTCGGTGACAGTACGATAGACATTCGCATTATGGCCGCGCAAGGATTCGCCCATTTCGCAATAGGGTATATATTTCTTGGCATAAATATGGTATTTGCAGAATTCTTCCAATCCATTGAAAAAATTCGTCTTGCGACAAGCATTATGTTATTGCGCAGTATTATATTATTTATCCCTGCCCTCGTATTATTGCCAAAATTACTTGGAGCACAGGCAATTTGGTGGACATTCCCCGTCGCTGAAGGCATTACAGCACTACTTATTTTCTTGTATATAAAGAAAAATCCAAAAGCAATTCCTTCTATATTAAATTCATGA